From Pusillibacter faecalis, one genomic window encodes:
- a CDS encoding helix-turn-helix domain-containing protein, with the protein MLEQVMADNGFPVPLVEGGDCRVFQFHSGTGEGIMTQCDLFPGVSLMYNDFHMESYDSAFRTTEDLLCIDYCRQGRMEYPAGPDAYSYVEAGDLKLDRRLEHQGHFTFPLAHYHGITVGFALPQAAQSLKEWIREFPVDLARLQNKFCSSRHPKVLHGAPSIDHIFQELYAVPEQIKLPYFRIKVLELLLYLDALELPKDAEKPYFYKSQVEKVKAIHRLLTGELERHYTIAELSERFSVPATALKECFKSIYGQPINTYMRNFRLDQAALLLQQEPQMGVAEIAGRVGYDSSSKFAAAFKEVKGKTPLEYRRESQ; encoded by the coding sequence ATGCTGGAGCAAGTAATGGCAGACAACGGATTCCCTGTCCCACTGGTGGAGGGCGGAGACTGCCGGGTCTTTCAGTTTCACAGTGGTACCGGAGAGGGGATCATGACACAATGCGACCTGTTCCCCGGCGTATCCCTGATGTACAACGATTTCCATATGGAGAGCTATGATTCCGCGTTCCGTACAACGGAGGATCTGCTGTGCATTGATTACTGCCGCCAGGGGCGCATGGAGTACCCTGCCGGCCCGGATGCGTACTCCTATGTGGAGGCGGGCGACCTGAAGCTGGACCGGCGGCTGGAGCACCAGGGCCATTTTACCTTCCCTCTTGCCCACTATCACGGGATCACCGTTGGCTTTGCGCTCCCCCAGGCCGCCCAATCGCTGAAGGAGTGGATACGGGAATTTCCGGTGGATCTGGCCCGGCTCCAGAATAAATTCTGCTCCAGCCGCCATCCCAAGGTGCTCCATGGGGCGCCCTCTATTGATCACATTTTTCAGGAGCTCTACGCGGTGCCAGAGCAGATCAAGCTCCCTTATTTCCGCATCAAGGTGCTGGAATTGCTCCTGTATCTGGACGCGCTGGAGCTGCCAAAGGATGCGGAAAAGCCTTACTTCTATAAATCCCAGGTGGAAAAAGTGAAGGCTATCCATCGGTTATTGACGGGGGAGCTGGAACGCCACTATACGATTGCGGAATTGTCCGAACGGTTTTCTGTCCCGGCTACGGCGCTGAAGGAGTGCTTCAAGTCGATTTATGGGCAGCCCATCAACACCTATATGCGTAATTTCCGCCTGGACCAGGCCGCGCTTCTGCTCCAGCAGGAGCCTCAAATGGGAGTGGCAGAGATCGCCGGCCGGGTAGGTTATGACAGCTCCAGCAAATTTGCCGCCGCATTCAAGGAAGTCAAGGGCAAGACGCCTCTGGAGTACCGGCGGGAAAGCCAATAA
- a CDS encoding ABC transporter ATP-binding protein, with the protein MFHSVGRIMGWAKNYRKRMILGFVCSFFATWCTAGPVMLAAWALGRMIGNAWGENELSGSLPWLCLSGIVVLILLRFFFTYWKNRLQESIGTERAAEQRMELGDVLKRVSLGYFAKNNLGDILAALTTELSTLELQSMKMVDAVVNGYIQVAVILLCVAIFCPPAALVALIGVLVSAFALRGIGRQSARTAPVGHRAQEALSGAAVEYIHGLPVVKSFGQDGVSVQRFRDACRDNKAIRIKNEFGFVPWNCLHLFALRAASVGLVLTAGQQALVGTLPLPYFLMIALFSFTIFGSVEAINDAAHILSVTDSVLDRLEELERTDFIDKDGREITPEQFDVSLSHVSFGYGSREVLHDVTFTAPQGTTTAIVGPSGSGKSTICNLVARFYDADRGSVSVGGHDVKEFTCESLLRNISMVFQNVYLFQDSVENNIKFGCPDATHEQVVAAAKAACCHDFISALPNGYDTVIGEGGSTLSGGEKQRISIARAILKDAPIVILDEATASVDPENEHLIQQALSALTKGKTILTIAHRLATIQHADQILVVEDGRIAQRGTHAELMAQGGLYRRFIEIREQAEGWRLA; encoded by the coding sequence ATGTTTCACAGCGTAGGACGCATTATGGGATGGGCAAAGAACTATCGAAAGCGAATGATTCTGGGTTTTGTGTGCTCGTTTTTCGCAACATGGTGTACCGCAGGGCCGGTGATGCTGGCGGCCTGGGCCCTGGGGCGGATGATCGGGAACGCCTGGGGGGAGAATGAGCTTTCCGGCTCTCTCCCATGGCTGTGCTTATCTGGCATCGTCGTTCTCATCCTGCTGCGGTTTTTCTTCACCTATTGGAAAAACCGGCTTCAGGAGAGCATCGGAACGGAACGGGCGGCAGAGCAGCGGATGGAACTGGGAGATGTGCTGAAACGGGTGTCCCTTGGGTACTTTGCCAAAAACAATCTGGGGGACATTTTGGCGGCGCTCACCACGGAACTGAGCACGCTGGAACTCCAGAGCATGAAGATGGTGGACGCGGTGGTAAACGGTTATATTCAGGTAGCCGTGATCCTGCTGTGCGTGGCGATTTTCTGCCCGCCTGCCGCGCTGGTGGCGCTGATCGGTGTGCTGGTGTCCGCCTTTGCCCTGCGGGGCATTGGCCGTCAGAGCGCCCGCACCGCTCCTGTGGGCCACCGGGCTCAGGAGGCATTGTCCGGCGCGGCCGTCGAATACATCCACGGCCTGCCGGTAGTGAAGTCCTTTGGGCAGGACGGGGTTTCTGTTCAGCGATTCCGGGATGCCTGCCGGGATAATAAGGCCATCCGCATTAAAAACGAGTTTGGGTTCGTCCCCTGGAACTGCCTGCATCTGTTCGCTCTGCGGGCGGCATCCGTGGGGCTGGTGCTCACCGCGGGCCAGCAGGCTTTGGTGGGAACTTTACCGCTCCCGTATTTCCTGATGATTGCCCTGTTTTCCTTCACCATTTTCGGCAGTGTGGAGGCCATCAATGACGCGGCCCACATCCTGTCGGTGACAGATTCGGTGCTGGACCGGCTGGAGGAACTGGAGCGCACCGACTTCATCGACAAGGACGGCAGGGAGATAACCCCAGAGCAGTTCGATGTGTCCCTCTCCCATGTATCCTTCGGGTATGGGAGCCGCGAGGTGCTCCACGATGTGACTTTTACCGCGCCCCAGGGGACCACTACCGCCATTGTGGGGCCGTCCGGCTCCGGCAAGAGCACGATATGCAATCTGGTGGCCCGCTTCTATGACGCGGACCGCGGCTCCGTGTCGGTGGGCGGCCACGATGTGAAAGAATTCACCTGTGAAAGCCTGCTGCGAAATATCTCCATGGTCTTTCAGAATGTGTATCTCTTCCAGGACAGTGTGGAGAACAATATCAAATTCGGTTGCCCGGATGCCACCCATGAGCAGGTGGTGGCTGCCGCCAAAGCTGCGTGCTGCCATGACTTCATCTCGGCCCTGCCGAACGGCTATGACACCGTGATTGGAGAGGGCGGCTCCACCCTCTCTGGAGGAGAGAAGCAGCGCATCTCCATCGCCCGGGCCATTTTGAAGGACGCTCCTATCGTCATCCTTGATGAAGCAACTGCCAGCGTAGACCCGGAGAATGAACACCTGATCCAACAGGCTCTGTCCGCTTTGACAAAGGGGAAAACCATCCTCACCATCGCCCACCGGCTGGCTACCATCCAGCACGCGGATCAGATCCTGGTGGTGGAGGATGGCCGTATCGCCCAGCGGGGTACTCATGCGGAACTGATGGCCCAGGGCGGCTTGTACCGGCGGTTTATTGAGATTCGGGAACAGGCCGAGGGCTGGAGATTGGCGTGA
- a CDS encoding ABC transporter ATP-binding protein yields the protein MKERTWLGILLSFAAPCRGKMAGSVVLAILSVAGGFVPYLGVYQIIRLFLERQADWEGIVFWCGVCLAGYAVKVAGYALSTMLAHVSAYTILEGLRLQVADRLMGAPLGEVESRPIGSMKSTIVDRIEDVEPPLAHMIPELSSNLLLPLVVVIAMFAIDWRMGLALLVTIPVALIPMTFGMRTYNKNYAAYMEANAHVNSVIVEYVEGIQVVKAFSQGERSYQKFAQAVASFRDFTMGWFRCTWASMNLCLSILPTTLLGTLPAGVALYQAGILDPAQVTLCLMLALGIVSPLMSATAFINSMKSMQFAVKDTRELLNLPQLTQAEQNVHLEGSSIQMRDVSFSYGGTEGKEVLRHLNLTIPQGKFTALVGPSGGGKSTIARLTARFWDVTGGSITLGGQDIRKLPLKQLSQSISFVTQDNFLFDCPLKENIRLGRPGASDEEVLAAAQAAQCEEFIGRLEHGWDTTAGDAGKQLSGGERQRIAIARAILKDAPIVILDEATAFTDPENEDKIQRSIMALSRGKTLLVIAHRLSTIQNADQIVVLEKGSVADCGTQEELLGRCPLYQTLWAAHVGARNWAVTSGKKEGN from the coding sequence ATGAAGGAACGAACTTGGCTCGGTATCCTGCTCTCCTTCGCCGCACCCTGCCGGGGGAAGATGGCCGGGTCTGTGGTACTGGCTATTCTCAGTGTGGCCGGGGGCTTCGTACCGTATCTCGGCGTTTATCAGATCATCCGGCTCTTTCTGGAGCGTCAGGCGGACTGGGAGGGCATTGTATTTTGGTGCGGCGTGTGTCTGGCCGGCTATGCCGTCAAGGTGGCGGGATATGCCCTGTCCACCATGCTGGCCCATGTATCCGCCTACACAATTTTGGAGGGCCTGCGCCTTCAGGTGGCGGACCGGCTGATGGGGGCGCCGCTGGGCGAGGTGGAAAGCCGGCCCATTGGCTCCATGAAAAGCACCATCGTGGACCGTATTGAAGATGTGGAGCCGCCTCTGGCTCACATGATCCCGGAACTCAGTTCCAATCTTCTGCTGCCTTTGGTCGTGGTCATCGCCATGTTCGCCATCGACTGGCGGATGGGCCTTGCCCTGCTGGTGACCATCCCAGTGGCGCTCATCCCCATGACCTTCGGGATGCGGACCTATAACAAGAATTACGCCGCCTACATGGAGGCCAACGCCCATGTGAACAGCGTGATCGTGGAATATGTAGAGGGCATTCAGGTGGTGAAGGCGTTCAGCCAGGGGGAGCGGTCCTATCAGAAATTCGCCCAAGCGGTGGCCTCCTTCCGGGACTTCACCATGGGATGGTTCCGCTGCACCTGGGCTTCCATGAATCTGTGCCTGTCCATTCTGCCGACCACCCTGCTGGGGACCCTGCCGGCGGGCGTCGCGCTCTATCAGGCGGGGATACTGGACCCGGCCCAGGTGACGCTCTGCCTGATGCTGGCCCTGGGAATTGTGTCCCCCCTGATGAGCGCCACCGCCTTCATCAACTCCATGAAAAGTATGCAGTTTGCAGTGAAGGACACCCGTGAACTGCTGAATTTGCCCCAGCTCACGCAAGCGGAGCAGAATGTCCATCTGGAAGGCAGCAGCATCCAGATGCGGGATGTATCTTTTTCCTATGGCGGGACGGAGGGCAAGGAGGTGCTTCGCCATCTGAACTTGACCATCCCACAGGGAAAATTCACCGCCCTGGTGGGACCATCAGGCGGCGGCAAGTCTACCATCGCCCGGCTGACCGCCCGGTTTTGGGATGTGACGGGAGGCTCCATCACCCTGGGCGGACAGGACATCCGCAAGCTCCCGCTGAAGCAGCTCTCCCAGTCCATCAGTTTCGTCACGCAGGACAACTTCCTCTTTGACTGTCCCCTGAAAGAGAACATCCGGCTGGGGCGTCCGGGGGCCTCGGACGAGGAAGTGCTGGCGGCTGCTCAGGCGGCCCAGTGCGAAGAATTCATCGGCCGGCTGGAGCATGGCTGGGATACGACGGCCGGAGACGCGGGCAAGCAGCTCTCCGGCGGGGAGCGTCAGCGCATCGCCATCGCCCGCGCCATTTTGAAGGACGCCCCCATTGTGATTTTGGACGAGGCGACCGCCTTCACTGATCCCGAGAATGAGGACAAGATCCAACGCTCCATTATGGCGCTTTCCAGGGGGAAAACGCTGCTGGTTATCGCCCACCGGCTCTCCACCATCCAGAACGCGGATCAGATCGTGGTGCTGGAGAAAGGGAGCGTTGCAGACTGTGGCACACAGGAAGAACTGTTGGGCCGCTGCCCGCTGTATCAGACCCTTTGGGCGGCCCATGTGGGGGCACGAAACTGGGCGGTCACATCCGGCAAAAAGGAGGGGAATTGA